A portion of the Halalkalicoccus tibetensis genome contains these proteins:
- a CDS encoding oligopeptide/dipeptide ABC transporter ATP-binding protein, whose protein sequence is MSQEPASDAERSRGDVMVRVRDLRTYYDDDGLFSSAPVKAVDGVSFDIKRGETLGLVGESGCGKTTLGRTLVQLESATGGEVLFDGRDATELSGRELAEWRRDTQIVFQDPDSSLNDRMTVGEIVREPLDVHDWGTARERRQRVRELLDTVGLKPEHYYRYPHQFSGGQRQRIGIARTLTLEPEFIVLDEPVSALDVSVQAEVINLLEDLQEEFGLTYLFIAHDLSVVRHICDRVAVMYLGNIMELGPTEELFTDPANPYTHSLLSAIPKPDPTAKRDRITLQGTPPNPRHPPTGCPFSTRCPARIRPEEYRHLDDELWTRIGTLREVLRERERADRTVTERIRGLLGRESRFGTIDEVYEELFADQELPEDVEATLDETADHVRSGDEETALEVLFETFGSVCEGRVPDEDRSEDADAEPVEPDYYEVSPSGRRSLCHRHDPDADYRDPGQVLDERHR, encoded by the coding sequence ATGAGCCAGGAACCCGCTTCCGACGCCGAGCGCAGTAGAGGAGACGTGATGGTACGAGTCCGCGACCTGCGGACCTACTACGACGACGACGGGCTGTTCTCCAGCGCGCCGGTCAAGGCCGTCGACGGCGTCAGCTTCGACATCAAGCGCGGCGAGACGCTCGGGCTGGTCGGCGAGTCGGGCTGTGGGAAGACGACGCTCGGCCGGACGCTCGTCCAGCTCGAGTCCGCGACCGGCGGCGAGGTGCTGTTCGACGGCCGGGACGCGACCGAGCTCTCCGGACGCGAGCTCGCCGAGTGGCGTCGGGACACGCAGATCGTCTTTCAGGACCCCGATTCGAGCCTCAACGACCGGATGACCGTCGGCGAGATCGTCCGCGAGCCGCTGGACGTCCACGACTGGGGAACCGCCAGGGAGCGCCGCCAGCGCGTCCGGGAGCTGCTCGATACCGTCGGCCTCAAGCCCGAGCACTACTACCGCTATCCCCATCAGTTCTCGGGCGGTCAGCGCCAGCGCATCGGCATCGCGCGAACGCTGACGCTCGAACCCGAGTTCATCGTGCTCGACGAGCCCGTCAGCGCGCTCGACGTCTCGGTGCAGGCCGAGGTGATCAACCTGCTCGAGGACCTCCAGGAGGAGTTCGGGCTGACCTACCTCTTCATCGCCCACGACCTCTCGGTTGTCAGGCATATCTGCGACCGGGTGGCGGTGATGTATCTCGGGAACATCATGGAGCTGGGACCGACCGAGGAGCTGTTCACCGACCCGGCGAACCCCTACACTCACTCGCTGTTGTCGGCCATCCCTAAACCGGACCCGACGGCCAAGCGGGACCGCATCACCCTCCAGGGCACGCCCCCGAACCCGCGCCATCCGCCGACCGGTTGCCCGTTCAGCACGCGCTGTCCGGCGCGTATCCGGCCCGAGGAGTACCGCCATCTCGATGACGAGCTGTGGACCCGCATCGGCACTCTCCGGGAGGTACTGCGCGAGCGCGAGCGGGCCGATCGGACGGTCACCGAGCGGATCCGGGGGCTGCTCGGGCGCGAGTCGCGTTTCGGGACGATCGACGAGGTCTACGAGGAGCTGTTCGCCGATCAGGAGCTCCCCGAGGACGTCGAGGCGACGCTCGATGAGACCGCCGACCATGTCCGATCGGGCGACGAGGAGACGGCCCTCGAGGTCCTTTTCGAGACGTTCGGCAGCGTCTGTGAGGGACGCGTTCCCGACGAAGATCGATCCGAGGACGCGGACGCCGAACCGGTTGAACCCGACTACTACGAGGTCAGCCCCTCGGGTCGCCGAAGCCTCTGTCACCGCCACGACCCGGACGCGGACTACCGCGATCCCGGTCAGGTGCTCGACGAGCGCCACCGATAG